A region from the Phaenicophaeus curvirostris isolate KB17595 chromosome 3, BPBGC_Pcur_1.0, whole genome shotgun sequence genome encodes:
- the CHST9 gene encoding carbohydrate sulfotransferase 9 isoform X3, whose product MLPPLGMPRRAAWSGSAPPGLSKHNVTVSGWQGKADPLSVVAASLVSQLAKKQKMNESPLSHFRGVYLPPALHPLNKTLVKDGKWKDGDNTQEKRRSFLHDFCKKYNSRKKLQTHLMHLVSRIYVEDRHKVLYCEVPKAGCSNWKRVLMVLNGLATSAHNISHDDVHYGKHLRKLDSYDLKGIYTRLNTYTKTIFVRDPMERLVSAFRDKFEHPNSYYHPVFGKAIIKKYRHNANEEALKTGSGVKFKEFIQYLLDSHRPVGMDIHWEQVSKLCYPCLINYDFIGKFETLEEDANYFLQLVGAPAELKFPNFKDRHSSDGRTNAEVVKQYFKELSKEERQLTYDFYYLDYLMFNYTSPIV is encoded by the coding sequence ATGCTCCCACCTCTGGGAATGCCAAGGAGAGCAGCATGGAGTGGGAGTGCTCCTCCTGGCCTCAGCAAGCACAATGTGACTGTCTCAGGCTGGCAGGGCAAGGCTGACCCTTTGAGTGTGGTGGCTGCATCCTTGGTGAGCCAACTAGCTAAAAAGCAGAAGATGAATGAGTCACCTCTCAGCCACTTCAGAGGAGTGTATTTACCTCCTGCGCTGCACCCTTTAAACAAGACATTAGTCAAGGATGGCAAGTGGAAGGATGGGGACAACACCCAGGAAAAGCGCAGGTCCTTCCTGCATGACTTCTGTAAGAAatacaacagcagaaagaagcTGCAAACTCACCTCATGCACCTGGTGTCAAGAATTTACGTGGAGGACAGGCACAAGGTCCTGTACTGTGAAGTTCCGAAAGCAGGCTGCTCCAATTGGAAAAGAGTCCTCATGGTGCTCAACGGACTTGCCACTTCAGCACACAACATTTCCCATGACGATGTGCACTATGGAAAGCATCTAAGGAAACTCGACAGTTATGACTTAAAAGGGATATACACACGTTTGAACACATACACCAAGACTATATTTGTACGTGATCCTATGGAAAGACTGGTATCCGCCTTCAGAGATAAGTTTGAACATCCAAATAGCTATTACCATCCAGTATTTGGGAAGGCAATAATTAAGAAGTATAGACATAACGCAAATGAAGAGGCATTGAAAACAGGATCAGGAGTCAAGTTCAAGGAATTCATCCAATATTTGTTAGATTCCCATCGTCCAGTAGGAATGGACATTCATTGGGAGCAAGTCAGTAAGCTCTGTTATCCTTGCCTCATCAACTATGATTTTATAGGAAAGTTTGAAACCTTGGAAGAAGATGCTAATTACTTTTTGCAGCTGGTAGGTGCTCCAGCCGAGCTGAAGTTTCCTAATTTCAAAGACAGACATTCCTCTGATGGGAGAACAAATGCAGAAGTAGTGAAGCAGTACTTCAAGGAGTTGTCTAAGGAGGAGAGACAGCTGACCTACGACTTCTATTATTTGGATTACTTAATGTTCAATTATACATCACCAATTGTATAG
- the CHST9 gene encoding carbohydrate sulfotransferase 9 isoform X2: MLMRQRAESGDKLQQQIINQDFMLPPLGMPRRAAWSGSAPPGLSKHNVTVSGWQGKADPLSVVAASLVSQLAKKQKMNESPLSHFRGVYLPPALHPLNKTLVKDGKWKDGDNTQEKRRSFLHDFCKKYNSRKKLQTHLMHLVSRIYVEDRHKVLYCEVPKAGCSNWKRVLMVLNGLATSAHNISHDDVHYGKHLRKLDSYDLKGIYTRLNTYTKTIFVRDPMERLVSAFRDKFEHPNSYYHPVFGKAIIKKYRHNANEEALKTGSGVKFKEFIQYLLDSHRPVGMDIHWEQVSKLCYPCLINYDFIGKFETLEEDANYFLQLVGAPAELKFPNFKDRHSSDGRTNAEVVKQYFKELSKEERQLTYDFYYLDYLMFNYTSPIV; the protein is encoded by the exons ATGCTGATGAGGCAAAGGGCAG agTCTGGAGACAAATTGCAACAGCAGATAATTAATCAG GATTTCATGCTCCCACCTCTGGGAATGCCAAGGAGAGCAGCATGGAGTGGGAGTGCTCCTCCTGGCCTCAGCAAGCACAATGTGACTGTCTCAGGCTGGCAGGGCAAGGCTGACCCTTTGAGTGTGGTGGCTGCATCCTTGGTGAGCCAACTAGCTAAAAAGCAGAAGATGAATGAGTCACCTCTCAGCCACTTCAGAGGAGTGTATTTACCTCCTGCGCTGCACCCTTTAAACAAGACATTAGTCAAGGATGGCAAGTGGAAGGATGGGGACAACACCCAGGAAAAGCGCAGGTCCTTCCTGCATGACTTCTGTAAGAAatacaacagcagaaagaagcTGCAAACTCACCTCATGCACCTGGTGTCAAGAATTTACGTGGAGGACAGGCACAAGGTCCTGTACTGTGAAGTTCCGAAAGCAGGCTGCTCCAATTGGAAAAGAGTCCTCATGGTGCTCAACGGACTTGCCACTTCAGCACACAACATTTCCCATGACGATGTGCACTATGGAAAGCATCTAAGGAAACTCGACAGTTATGACTTAAAAGGGATATACACACGTTTGAACACATACACCAAGACTATATTTGTACGTGATCCTATGGAAAGACTGGTATCCGCCTTCAGAGATAAGTTTGAACATCCAAATAGCTATTACCATCCAGTATTTGGGAAGGCAATAATTAAGAAGTATAGACATAACGCAAATGAAGAGGCATTGAAAACAGGATCAGGAGTCAAGTTCAAGGAATTCATCCAATATTTGTTAGATTCCCATCGTCCAGTAGGAATGGACATTCATTGGGAGCAAGTCAGTAAGCTCTGTTATCCTTGCCTCATCAACTATGATTTTATAGGAAAGTTTGAAACCTTGGAAGAAGATGCTAATTACTTTTTGCAGCTGGTAGGTGCTCCAGCCGAGCTGAAGTTTCCTAATTTCAAAGACAGACATTCCTCTGATGGGAGAACAAATGCAGAAGTAGTGAAGCAGTACTTCAAGGAGTTGTCTAAGGAGGAGAGACAGCTGACCTACGACTTCTATTATTTGGATTACTTAATGTTCAATTATACATCACCAATTGTATAG
- the CHST9 gene encoding carbohydrate sulfotransferase 9 isoform X1, which translates to MNLRQVFVSVLMFGVAGLLLFMYLQAWIEEQQTESGDKLQQQIINQDFMLPPLGMPRRAAWSGSAPPGLSKHNVTVSGWQGKADPLSVVAASLVSQLAKKQKMNESPLSHFRGVYLPPALHPLNKTLVKDGKWKDGDNTQEKRRSFLHDFCKKYNSRKKLQTHLMHLVSRIYVEDRHKVLYCEVPKAGCSNWKRVLMVLNGLATSAHNISHDDVHYGKHLRKLDSYDLKGIYTRLNTYTKTIFVRDPMERLVSAFRDKFEHPNSYYHPVFGKAIIKKYRHNANEEALKTGSGVKFKEFIQYLLDSHRPVGMDIHWEQVSKLCYPCLINYDFIGKFETLEEDANYFLQLVGAPAELKFPNFKDRHSSDGRTNAEVVKQYFKELSKEERQLTYDFYYLDYLMFNYTSPIV; encoded by the exons agTCTGGAGACAAATTGCAACAGCAGATAATTAATCAG GATTTCATGCTCCCACCTCTGGGAATGCCAAGGAGAGCAGCATGGAGTGGGAGTGCTCCTCCTGGCCTCAGCAAGCACAATGTGACTGTCTCAGGCTGGCAGGGCAAGGCTGACCCTTTGAGTGTGGTGGCTGCATCCTTGGTGAGCCAACTAGCTAAAAAGCAGAAGATGAATGAGTCACCTCTCAGCCACTTCAGAGGAGTGTATTTACCTCCTGCGCTGCACCCTTTAAACAAGACATTAGTCAAGGATGGCAAGTGGAAGGATGGGGACAACACCCAGGAAAAGCGCAGGTCCTTCCTGCATGACTTCTGTAAGAAatacaacagcagaaagaagcTGCAAACTCACCTCATGCACCTGGTGTCAAGAATTTACGTGGAGGACAGGCACAAGGTCCTGTACTGTGAAGTTCCGAAAGCAGGCTGCTCCAATTGGAAAAGAGTCCTCATGGTGCTCAACGGACTTGCCACTTCAGCACACAACATTTCCCATGACGATGTGCACTATGGAAAGCATCTAAGGAAACTCGACAGTTATGACTTAAAAGGGATATACACACGTTTGAACACATACACCAAGACTATATTTGTACGTGATCCTATGGAAAGACTGGTATCCGCCTTCAGAGATAAGTTTGAACATCCAAATAGCTATTACCATCCAGTATTTGGGAAGGCAATAATTAAGAAGTATAGACATAACGCAAATGAAGAGGCATTGAAAACAGGATCAGGAGTCAAGTTCAAGGAATTCATCCAATATTTGTTAGATTCCCATCGTCCAGTAGGAATGGACATTCATTGGGAGCAAGTCAGTAAGCTCTGTTATCCTTGCCTCATCAACTATGATTTTATAGGAAAGTTTGAAACCTTGGAAGAAGATGCTAATTACTTTTTGCAGCTGGTAGGTGCTCCAGCCGAGCTGAAGTTTCCTAATTTCAAAGACAGACATTCCTCTGATGGGAGAACAAATGCAGAAGTAGTGAAGCAGTACTTCAAGGAGTTGTCTAAGGAGGAGAGACAGCTGACCTACGACTTCTATTATTTGGATTACTTAATGTTCAATTATACATCACCAATTGTATAG